From a single Pseudoalteromonas nigrifaciens genomic region:
- the tnpA gene encoding IS200/IS605 family transposase: MLSNYLRKRHSVSKLVVHLVFTTKYRRKLLTGVMIEQLRDALESACGKLECELIEMDGEQDHIHLLVAYPPKLSISVMVNNLKAVSSRMLRLQNTHLTRQSKSAALWSRSYFACSAGGATIETLRAYVDSQSTPD; the protein is encoded by the coding sequence CTGTTGAGTAATTACCTGAGAAAGCGCCACAGCGTAAGCAAGTTGGTAGTGCATTTAGTTTTCACAACGAAGTACAGGCGTAAGTTACTTACTGGCGTAATGATCGAACAGTTAAGGGATGCACTTGAGTCAGCTTGCGGAAAATTAGAATGTGAACTTATTGAGATGGACGGAGAACAAGATCACATACATCTACTTGTGGCGTACCCGCCAAAACTTTCAATTAGCGTAATGGTGAATAATCTTAAAGCCGTTTCATCACGGATGCTGAGATTACAAAATACGCATTTAACAAGACAAAGTAAGAGTGCTGCTTTGTGGTCTAGGTCTTACTTTGCTTGCAGTGCGGGTGGAGCAACGATTGAAACGCTTCGAGCTTATGTTGATAGCCAATCCACACCAGATTAA
- a CDS encoding RNA-guided endonuclease TnpB family protein, with translation MKLLQNAQRLVGVVHASLLVDDGVEAPVLLHTISKVTGIDLGLSHFAIQSNGRKTANPRFVKRAEKNLRRKQRQLSRKAKGSANRAKARLLVAKCHEKVANARADFQHKLSRTLVDENQAVIVETLKSANMMKNRKLAKHIADASWHGFVVKLEYKLKEQGKHLVKLDQWYASSKTCHCCGHKMDEIPLSVRKWDCPSCGTTGIDRDLNAALNIRDKGILELKAAGQSSLLMEAA, from the coding sequence TTGAAACTCCTTCAAAACGCGCAGCGTTTAGTGGGAGTTGTTCATGCCTCGCTCCTTGTTGATGATGGAGTTGAAGCGCCAGTACTGCTTCACACGATAAGTAAGGTTACAGGTATCGATCTAGGTTTATCTCATTTTGCTATTCAATCTAATGGCAGAAAAACCGCCAACCCAAGATTTGTAAAACGTGCTGAGAAAAACCTCAGACGCAAACAGCGTCAGTTATCCAGAAAAGCAAAAGGCAGCGCAAACAGGGCAAAAGCACGTTTGCTGGTTGCCAAATGCCATGAAAAAGTAGCGAATGCTCGCGCTGACTTTCAACACAAACTCTCTCGAACTCTCGTTGACGAAAACCAAGCGGTGATAGTTGAGACATTGAAATCAGCCAATATGATGAAAAACCGCAAACTGGCGAAACACATAGCGGATGCCTCATGGCATGGCTTTGTCGTTAAGTTGGAGTACAAACTGAAAGAGCAAGGTAAGCACCTAGTGAAGCTCGACCAGTGGTATGCAAGCTCTAAAACTTGTCATTGTTGCGGTCATAAAATGGATGAAATCCCCTTATCAGTTCGCAAGTGGGATTGTCCATCTTGCGGCACTACAGGTATAGATCGCGACTTAAATGCCGCCCTCAATATCCGTGATAAAGGTATTCTGGAATTAAAGGCGGCTGGACAGTCGTCTCTGCTTATGGAAGCTGCGTAA
- a CDS encoding type II toxin-antitoxin system RelE/ParE family toxin — protein MKFHISKKAKSDLIKIARYTQLNWGRQQRNDYLKLLDSVFHQIAEEPELGYICDYIREGYRKRPQGSHVIYYKEFGKKEVVIIRVLHKSMDIHRAL, from the coding sequence ATGAAATTTCATATATCTAAAAAAGCTAAATCAGATTTAATAAAAATCGCTCGTTACACGCAACTTAACTGGGGCAGGCAGCAGAGAAATGACTATTTAAAATTACTTGATAGCGTTTTTCATCAAATTGCAGAAGAACCAGAGCTAGGTTATATTTGTGATTACATTAGAGAAGGCTATAGAAAGCGACCGCAAGGGAGTCATGTCATCTATTACAAAGAATTCGGCAAGAAAGAAGTTGTAATTATTCGAGTTCTTCATAAAAGCATGGATATACACCGGGCTCTCTGA
- a CDS encoding MFS transporter — translation MFKLPSTTIALIIVCSGSIIGPLGMAGVNIAIPNLAEDLNASAKMIAWMPTLYLLSSVMFMLPCGKIADNYGRKRVYASGLALNALASLMCALATSIEWVLFWRFIQGAAGAMIFGIGVAIITSVTPDNKRGMALGTSAACVYIGLSAAPAMGGWLTEMWGWRAVFYSQIPLVLMLLITIKLFLQGEWKNDKKSPFDWWGTVIFSLFALCLVLGLSDLPRMSGWLLTLLSITFLMLFIVHQSRSRRPLIRVQMFLESRVFSLSLSTSFLMYASNFSLAFLLSLYLQYIKGLSPAHAGKIVLLQAVSMAIMAPLAGKFADKIQPRLLATLGCIIVMIGFFLLSLLTVNSSTTYISGSLLLLGIGFGLFSTPNNNAIMGAVDKSELGVASSSMNLSRTIGNLFGMSLINLIVQYYLGDSTFSAQNSPALMSTISLAFKMSLGFVILASCISALRGRA, via the coding sequence TTGTTTAAACTTCCCTCGACTACCATTGCACTTATTATCGTTTGTAGCGGCTCTATCATAGGGCCACTTGGCATGGCAGGCGTTAACATAGCGATCCCAAATCTCGCTGAAGATTTAAATGCGAGCGCGAAAATGATCGCGTGGATGCCCACCTTGTATTTACTCAGTAGCGTCATGTTTATGCTACCGTGCGGAAAAATAGCAGACAACTATGGCCGCAAACGCGTATATGCTTCTGGTTTAGCCTTAAATGCGCTGGCCTCGCTTATGTGTGCGCTGGCAACATCGATTGAGTGGGTGCTTTTTTGGCGCTTTATACAAGGAGCCGCAGGCGCCATGATTTTTGGTATCGGCGTTGCCATCATAACCTCTGTCACACCTGATAATAAACGAGGGATGGCACTGGGCACCTCTGCGGCATGTGTGTATATAGGGCTCAGTGCTGCCCCGGCAATGGGTGGTTGGCTTACTGAAATGTGGGGATGGCGCGCCGTGTTTTACTCGCAGATCCCACTGGTACTTATGCTGCTCATTACCATTAAATTGTTTTTACAGGGTGAGTGGAAAAACGATAAAAAATCACCGTTTGACTGGTGGGGCACCGTTATCTTCTCGCTTTTCGCACTGTGCTTAGTATTAGGGTTAAGTGATTTACCACGTATGTCAGGCTGGCTTTTAACATTACTTTCAATCACCTTTTTGATGTTATTTATTGTTCATCAAAGTCGCAGCCGGCGGCCACTCATTAGGGTACAAATGTTTTTAGAAAGCCGTGTATTTAGCCTCTCACTGTCTACGTCATTTTTAATGTATGCCAGTAACTTTTCACTGGCCTTTTTGTTAAGTTTGTATTTGCAATACATTAAAGGATTAAGCCCCGCACATGCTGGGAAAATAGTGTTACTCCAAGCGGTTTCAATGGCTATCATGGCGCCACTGGCAGGTAAATTTGCCGATAAAATACAACCACGCTTACTTGCCACATTAGGCTGTATCATTGTTATGATTGGCTTTTTTCTACTTTCTCTACTAACGGTGAACTCAAGCACAACTTATATTAGCGGCTCACTGCTATTATTGGGCATTGGCTTTGGCTTATTTTCGACCCCAAATAACAATGCCATTATGGGCGCAGTAGATAAAAGCGAGCTAGGTGTCGCATCTTCTTCAATGAATTTGTCACGCACGATTGGTAATTTATTTGGTATGAGCTTAATCAACTTAATTGTGCAGTATTACCTTGGAGACAGTACTTTTTCAGCGCAAAATAGCCCCGCATTAATGAGTACCATTTCATTGGCGTTTAAAATGTCTTTAGGATTTGTAATTCTAGCAAGCTGTATTTCTGCACTGCGTGGTCGAGCTTAA
- a CDS encoding RNA-guided endonuclease InsQ/TnpB family protein, translated as MKKAIRKVTYKMKSSVSQEESLMDLFVHHHQLYNWALRDRIETYRDSNYSLNFHEQCKINTLWRNNRKAHGIFNANAQSEQVTLKRVALAFDGFFRRLKKGDKKAGFPRFKPFQRFKGWGYKAHGDGWKLNLKEKKHGAVYLADVGIVKIRGKARNTGGKPKTAEIIRKNGEWFISVSMEYDTIERNCGTKAVGLDWGVSHYFSTIDQDGNFEQVENPRYLRNSKERLTSLQRDLALAKKGTRTQRKLKHQIAKLHQKIARQRLDFTHKETAKLVEVAALIATEKLTVKNMTRSAKGTVEKNGKMVKQKAGLNREILNTAPAMTLNLLRYKAEEASSEFVEVPTKQVKPSQTCPDCGAKKKKSLADRWHSCECGCEKPRDVASAQVNLNWALGIQAGNQPKKVA; from the coding sequence ATGAAAAAAGCAATCCGTAAAGTTACATATAAAATGAAATCATCAGTTTCTCAAGAAGAATCGCTGATGGATTTGTTTGTCCACCATCACCAGTTGTACAACTGGGCTTTACGTGATCGCATCGAAACATATCGTGATTCTAATTACAGTCTTAACTTTCACGAACAGTGCAAAATCAACACTCTGTGGCGTAATAATCGTAAAGCGCATGGCATTTTCAATGCTAATGCTCAGAGTGAGCAAGTCACATTAAAACGTGTTGCACTGGCTTTTGACGGTTTTTTTAGACGGCTCAAAAAAGGTGATAAGAAAGCTGGATTCCCACGTTTTAAACCATTTCAACGCTTTAAAGGTTGGGGCTACAAGGCTCATGGTGATGGTTGGAAGCTCAACCTGAAAGAAAAAAAGCATGGTGCTGTTTATTTGGCTGATGTTGGTATCGTTAAGATCCGAGGTAAAGCTAGAAACACAGGAGGCAAGCCGAAAACTGCCGAAATCATCCGAAAGAATGGTGAGTGGTTCATTTCAGTTTCAATGGAGTATGACACCATTGAGAGAAACTGTGGCACTAAAGCTGTTGGCTTGGATTGGGGTGTTTCTCATTACTTTTCGACTATCGATCAGGATGGTAATTTTGAGCAAGTCGAAAACCCCCGTTACCTCAGAAACAGCAAAGAGCGATTAACCTCTTTACAACGTGACCTCGCGTTAGCGAAAAAAGGCACTCGCACCCAGCGAAAATTAAAGCATCAAATTGCCAAACTCCACCAGAAAATCGCCCGTCAAAGACTCGATTTTACTCATAAAGAAACTGCAAAATTAGTTGAAGTGGCGGCATTGATCGCCACCGAAAAACTCACCGTTAAGAACATGACTCGTAGTGCCAAAGGTACTGTCGAGAAAAACGGAAAAATGGTGAAACAAAAGGCTGGTCTGAATCGGGAAATTCTGAACACCGCGCCAGCCATGACTCTTAATTTGCTGCGATACAAAGCGGAAGAAGCTAGTAGCGAATTTGTTGAAGTACCAACAAAGCAAGTTAAGCCAAGTCAAACCTGCCCAGACTGCGGAGCTAAGAAGAAGAAATCCTTAGCAGACCGCTGGCACTCATGCGAATGTGGTTGTGAGAAGCCCCGCGATGTAGCCAGTGCGCAAGTTAACTTAAACTGGGCGTTAGGTATTCAGGCTGGGAACCAGCCTAAAAAGGTAGCTTAG
- a CDS encoding RNA-guided endonuclease InsQ/TnpB family protein: protein MLKATKVRIYPTQEQAEFLIAQFGAVRFAYNKALHLKSHMYRKYGVTLNPKKDIKPLLAVAKKSRKYHWLKQYDSIALQQSVINLHQAFDNFFNPKLKAKYPQFKRRQGKQSSYHCVGVKVLDGAIKLPKMKPVKANIHREIIGSVKSITVSLSKTGKFYPIAPSAPSKSNEPKRVNLGGGERRTTTKWWL from the coding sequence ATGTTAAAAGCAACAAAGGTACGTATTTACCCAACGCAAGAACAGGCTGAGTTTTTAATTGCTCAGTTTGGCGCTGTGCGTTTTGCGTATAACAAAGCTCTTCATTTAAAATCTCACATGTACCGCAAGTATGGTGTCACTCTGAATCCTAAAAAGGATATAAAGCCACTACTTGCAGTTGCCAAGAAATCACGAAAATACCACTGGTTGAAGCAATACGACTCCATCGCTTTGCAGCAATCGGTGATTAACCTTCATCAGGCCTTTGATAACTTTTTCAATCCGAAGTTAAAAGCCAAATACCCGCAATTCAAACGTAGGCAGGGCAAACAATCTAGTTATCACTGCGTAGGTGTTAAGGTGCTTGATGGCGCAATCAAGCTCCCAAAGATGAAGCCTGTTAAAGCGAATATCCATCGTGAAATTATTGGCTCAGTTAAAAGCATCACGGTAAGCCTAAGCAAAACGGGTAAGTTCTACCCAATAGCGCCAAGTGCTCCATCTAAATCTAATGAGCCAAAGCGAGTTAATTTAGGTGGTGGTGAAAGGCGCACCACCACGAAGTGGTGGCTTTAA
- the tnpA gene encoding IS66 family insertion sequence element accessory protein TnpA, which yields MNKQQKIKHWQGIFEQQKSSGLAIIQFCRDNNINASTFYVWRKRLSDETIRVKKQQVIPFVIHEQAFTHPSIIKLITPNGYQIDFESTLANQTLAKLLSVL from the coding sequence ATGAATAAACAGCAAAAAATAAAACACTGGCAAGGCATTTTTGAGCAGCAAAAATCGAGTGGTTTAGCCATCATTCAATTTTGTCGTGATAACAACATTAACGCATCGACTTTCTATGTTTGGCGTAAACGCCTTTCTGACGAAACGATAAGGGTTAAAAAGCAACAGGTGATCCCGTTTGTTATTCATGAGCAAGCCTTTACACACCCTTCAATCATTAAACTCATCACACCAAACGGCTATCAAATAGACTTCGAGTCGACATTAGCTAACCAAACACTAGCCAAATTATTGAGCGTACTGTGA
- the tnpB gene encoding IS66 family insertion sequence element accessory protein TnpB, translating to MTPCTHQVYLVTGFTDMRKSINGLSIIVSDTLSLDPLSQAWFISDNYGGRSSDNYLGRLI from the coding sequence GTGACACCTTGCACACACCAAGTTTACTTGGTCACGGGATTCACCGACATGCGAAAATCAATCAATGGGTTAAGTATTATTGTCAGCGATACCCTATCTCTCGATCCTTTAAGCCAAGCGTGGTTTATTAGCGACAATTACGGTGGCCGGTCTAGCGACAATTATCTTGGCCGGTTGATCTGA
- a CDS encoding type II toxin-antitoxin system ParD family antitoxin — protein MAKNTSVTLGEHFDSFISQQLETGRYGSASEVLRAGLRALEDQELKMNNLRNMLVEGENSGIADYSYDTLLSDLDKENH, from the coding sequence ATGGCGAAAAATACAAGTGTTACATTAGGTGAGCATTTTGACTCATTTATTAGTCAGCAATTAGAGACTGGTAGGTATGGATCTGCAAGTGAAGTTCTAAGAGCTGGATTAAGAGCCTTAGAAGATCAAGAATTGAAAATGAACAATCTAAGGAATATGTTGGTTGAGGGAGAAAACAGCGGAATAGCTGACTATTCATATGACACACTATTAAGTGATTTAGATAAAGAAAATCATTGA
- the tnpA gene encoding IS200/IS605 family transposase, with protein sequence MKKQALNTLYHSVYNIHYHLVLVTKYRHRCITPEVAAYLESQYKRLLKSWDCELLECNGEPDHLHLLISANPKMQPSKMVNSLKTATSRLVRKEFSEHLGEFYWKPVFYSRSYCLVSCGGAPLEIVKQYLAQQEGFD encoded by the coding sequence ATGAAAAAACAAGCCCTAAATACGCTGTATCACAGCGTTTATAATATTCACTACCATTTAGTCCTTGTAACTAAATATCGTCATCGCTGTATCACGCCAGAGGTTGCCGCGTACTTAGAATCTCAGTACAAAAGGTTGTTAAAATCTTGGGATTGTGAGCTTTTGGAGTGCAATGGTGAGCCAGATCACCTTCACCTTTTAATTTCTGCTAATCCCAAGATGCAACCAAGTAAAATGGTGAACAGTTTAAAAACTGCTACATCAAGACTTGTGCGAAAGGAGTTTTCCGAACACTTGGGTGAGTTTTACTGGAAGCCAGTTTTTTACAGCAGAAGTTATTGTCTGGTTAGTTGCGGAGGTGCACCACTTGAAATCGTGAAGCAATATTTAGCTCAGCAGGAAGGATTTGATTAA